A stretch of DNA from Plutella xylostella chromosome 16, ilPluXylo3.1, whole genome shotgun sequence:
TTCGACTCGCACCCGTCGTCCCCGGAGGAGCTGCCGGCGTACCTGCGCGTGCACAACCCCTGGTACCACGGGCTCGACCTGCTGGCGTCCCTCGTGCTCATACTGCTAGCGTTCACTGAGGACCCCGCCGTGCCTATGTTTAGGGTGAGGTTGTTGTTGGATTTAAAAGCGGgtgttatgaaaaaaatacttaaccaTAGACTacggtttttttattgtgtcgtTAAAACAGTGCTTATTTGCCGCAGTTCTAGTGACATCTAGTGTTTGTAATTAGCactactattattattaagtttagcaataaaataaatagatggcgttgacTTGTTTAGTCTGGCTACTGaacgctagatggcgctaaacgttgttaatacaaaaaaatattgtgtcgATAAAACAGTACTAATTGCGGCGGTCGTAGTGACATCTAGAGTTTATAATTCACactactattattattaagtttagCTTTCAATTAAATAGGTGGCGTTGACTTGTTTAGTCTAGCTACTCatcgctagatggcgctaaacTTTGTTAATACAACTAATCATGTCccaagtaaaattattatcatacTCTTCACTCTTATTttggaaaataattaaaatagtattaattattttaactacTAGTTGCCGGTGTGGGCGCACGGCACGGTGGAGCTGCTGTCGCTGGCAGTGATCGGCGTGGAGCTGCATCTGAAGCTCAAGTGGATCGGCTGGACTACCATTCTCAAACACAAGAGAACTATGATTAAGGTAGGTGGCGTGTGTacttgtttttcatacaatataattaataacacGATAAGTTATGTTTAAAGACTATTAATTTGCCCCCAGTGGCTCTGAAATCTGATTATTTCTTATCGAGTCTCCAATGTAATACAACCATGTCTTTGCTTCATGCgtttatgttataaaatgtaattacaatataatttgCTTAAATTCCGCAGGGTGTAACTCTACTAATAATGGTGCTAGAGGCAGTGGTGGTGCTGTGCCGACAGTCCTCTCACTTCCGCGTGTCGCGCGCGCTGCGGCCGATCTTCCTGGTGGACACGCGGCACTGCGGCGGCGTGCGACGGTTTATTAGACAGATACTGCAGTCGCTACCGCCTATATTGGATATGTTAGGTTTGTGCTGCTTTTGGAATAAGTTTTTGTGTGTTTTGGTTTGGTGGTGTCAAAGAATGAAAGTTCAAAGCAATGTGGAATGCAATCCATATTAGATACGATTCCCGGGTGATAAAGATCTCTGCgattattgaaaaataagcCGAAGGCACTTTTGTCTACATTTCACAATACAACATGCATGATGCATGCTCCATATAACCTGTTATAAAGAGTTTTTATGATGCATGCTCCATATAACCTGTTATAACCCTTTATAGAAAGAGAGTTAGAGAGAGAACTTCTGTTTtaacctctattttttttccaacAATCGCTTTCGGCTTATTAAACCCTTTCTTCAACCCCCTGTACATTTGTCACCGGCAGGTCTGCTAATGTTCTTCGTGGCGACGTACTCGCTGCTCGGCTACTACCTGTTCTCGGAGCACGCGGACAACGGACACTTCCAGACCATCAGCGACTCCTTCGTCAGCATGTTCGTGCTGCTCACCACCGCCAAGTGAGTAggaatattttactttttaaaaccATTAGTTAAGTACACAAATTGTACACCTACCCTCGGGTTCGTAGAACGATCTGTCGGTTTACAAGAGACTTGCAAACAAAGTACTCTGTGCTTGCAAGCGAGTGAgaacctatattattatgtttactaACACCTAGTATCTCTaaaggagtctacacaccaaacccgccgacccgccgacacagcccggcggcttggtgtcggTGACCCAAACCCGCCAACCCGCCAACATGTGTCATGGGGCTGTGTCGGTGAGTTAGTCGGCGGCAAGAAATCAgtacaacttttttagttagtgATTGCAGTGTGTACGAACGTGGAGTGTCGGCGGGCAACTGAGCGTGCGCGTACGCAAGTCGCCGGCCATGCCGCCGATCATGAGTAGTACGAGTCGCCGACATGATTCTTGAAACAaagtcgccgacaccaagccgccgggctgtgtcggcgggtcggcgggttttggtgtgtagactcctttataattataaagggCCCCTACATTTCAACTTAAAGGAACTTTCTTAAGCGTGCAGCTTCTGATATTGTGTTGGTCACAACCATAAGAGCTAGACTGGAGTTTTTCACCATAGTAAAACGACTGCCCAGTGTGCCCCGAAGGTGTGTTTACTGTTTGCCTAATGGTATATAGCCACTAGCGGTGTGGTAGTGGATGGATGAGGCaagccgaggacagagtgttgtggcgcttctTCAGAAAGCTAAGCCCTACAGTGGACGATTatgggctgataatgatgacgaTACTAACATATTTATGTTGTTATTTCCAGTTTCCCGGACGTGATGATGCCGTCGTACGCCAAGTCCAAGTGGTACGCGCTGTTCTTCATCCTCTACATCATCACCGTGCTCTACGTGCTTATGAATTTGGTAAGGAATACGTTTGAAtttcgaaaaaaaatgttttatctaACTGCTAACGCCATCTAACTAGTAAATGTCTTTCCCAATTTACGTTCCACTTGTTAATACCAAATGCcgttatatttacattttgattTGATAACATACGTcaataaagaaacaatgtTAACGTGGCCGACAGACACACAATACTACTTCCAATTATTATCTAACGGCTACCAGTCTCTGTCGCACGCGCATAGTAATAGTGCCAGAACCTCGCACAGTACTTAACAGCACCTTAATGGCCGGAtgcatagagaaaataaactagCCGGATGCAGAGAATGTGATTGGTTGACTGGTTGTAGAAACAAAACGATAGctatagttattattctggTGCGTTAGATTTTATCTGTGCTTGCCGACTGGCCTTTCGTTCACATTTATTTCTCTCTACCCCCCAGATGCTAGCGGTAGTCTACGAGACGTTCACCCGCATCGAGCGCGACAAGTGCCGCGCGTTGCTGCTGCaccggcggcgcgcggcgcggcacGCCTTCCGCCTGCTGGTGTCGAGGAGAGCCCCCGACGCGGTGAGGCTGAGGCACTTCGCGGGGCTGTGCCGGCATTACGCGCCGCATAAGTGtgagttttataaaataactagcTTTTACGCAAAACTTGCGCAgccgtccagcagtggacgatacATATGGCTCATAATATGGGCTATGGCGTCCACCAAATtatctattttaattttatatggtGTAAAAGTACAGTTATTAATCGTTCAGTTAAACGCAGTAACAGTATATtttgggttccgctcatctcgcataatctttattgaccaaaactcatttcgcataactcgtgtggtctaaacttttttggccgaaccatcactttgccaagacttatgtggcataaggctcgtttcgtctaaaactctttaggcacaatctttaaagatcaaatttatgttcgtctatgcctatgtataatcttgtttctcctaatgttatcttaataaataatatattaagtatgtagtaaatgtacaaattgtggtatttttctcctacatcccgaaaatcacgacattgtatgatcaaaaaatcgaaagttaacgaccaatataattattacaaaccccatgagatcgaaacctaaaaataggtgcgacgacgagcaaagcgaggaggagcgtgttaggtgcacatgttcatcaaaaccaaagcggagcgcagcgaagcggagcggagcgttttccaaacagcggaaacaatacaaggcaccactttgcgctatgtagggagacgctccgtcaaagttaaagccaaacgaatattattactttgtataaacctatgctatagcattattaggctattcaagatttggccataccattattaggctaaacaatgttatgcgaaataactttttactaaacgagatttatgccatacgattttcggcgtaacgagactttgaccaaacgttactatgcaatacgagattaggcaaataaatcttatgcaaaaaaaggtagaaccgtatattttatataaaagattttttttccgTTGTAATTCCAGGTGGGCTGGATGTGTACCTGATGTTCAAACATCTGAATATATCTGGCACCGGCGGACTTTCACGGGCAGAATTCGCTTCCATTTACGAGGTAACGTAATAAGTCAATATGAGAAATACATAACACACATACCACCTGCaatctatatatttttataggtacttacgtatttACTTTCTGCTGGACGCAATAATTATGAAGACTTGGTAAGCTGTCATGCAGTTGGTAAGGTTATTGCAACGACATAAAGTTGTAGTTAGCGCAgatataaagtacctactttgtttttcgtcaagCAAGAGTACCTACGCACATATAACGTGAGAATGAGCGCAACTTGAAACTTTAGTCATGTCATATCTATAGGCCCCGTTCCACAAGCgtacattttgtacttatGAGCTTATAGTGTAACCGTGAAACaatgttatataatattattcctACTATAAAATCCATAACCTTATTTCTCAATCATGCAGCATTTCAATACTTATACATGTTTCTCCAGGTGTTCGGCCTCCACTGGGCGCCGCAGGAGGCGCGTGCTCCGTGGTACAGCGCCACGCCGCTggagcccgccgccgcgctcgcCGCCAAGGCCGTGCGCTGGCCATACTTCGAGCATCTCGTCTGTATGTAGCTTATTGAACGATATTGCTGTTCCATATAATTACAACGGGGCTTTAGGTtgcagtaggtacctagtactCTCATCGACCGGTGCTTATAGCCACTGATCACTCACAATATTAGGATATGGCCACCAAGACTTAATTTAAAGACAAATCACTACGTATCTTACTGCGTGATTTAGTAATTGTTACTGAAACAATGAAGGAGACCGGTAGAACTATCAACTCGGTAGCGATTGAGCTAGGAAGACCGAGGCCTATATTTCGCAGTGGACAAATATTAgccataatttttaattctgTTCATGTTCAAATTTCCTCATCTACCTCACAATTTAACTACTAGACTGTAAAATATTGCTTTCAGCGATAAGACTGCCTATTGTTCGTTGTCCCtgttttataagtattttttgtatgcaTGAACGTTTTGTGGTGAccaatatatacaaaatattctaTTCCAGACGCGCTGATAGTGCTGAACGGGCTGGCGCTGGTGCTGCGCGTGCTGCAGGCGGCGGGCGGGCTGCAGGACCGCGCGCGCCTGCTGTGCGCCTCCTGGGACACCTGGCTCTTCCTCACGCGTGCGTAGCTGTTGTGTCGATAGAATAGTGCCACAATCGGTCGATAAAACAGTATCTTCAGTATGTCGATAAAACAGTATTACCCTTCTCTCGATAAAACAGTATATTACGCCTGTTGATAAAATAGTATCTTCAGTCTGTCGATAAAACAGCATCTTCAGTCTGTCGATAAAGCAGTATCTTCCGTCTGTCGATAAAACAGTACCACAATCGGTCGATAAAACAGTATCTTCAGTATGTCGATAAAACAGTATTACCCTTCTCTCGATAAAACAGTATATTACGCCTGTCAATAAAACAGTATCTTCATTCAGTCGATAAAACTGTATCACCCTTCTGTGGATAAAACCATAGacttacggtcttattcataaaaagttacgggagacctataggcctgctataagcaaatgtcaaaaaaactttattcataaacgatcaatagcgctaaagaactctccaactgattcgtaaaaccttgatatgctaaagttggctggaccctactatacaccttccgtaaacctcctattgtacaaaaacatggcggccggtcaacagctgttctgctttattgacgatttgacatttgttgtgagttaatatttgctgaaaataagttgccatggtaacgtaaaaaattaatattttttttgtgggttttggcttggccactgcgcctttaagccaacgtaaacttttttaagtgccgcgccgtggctaacatagatgatagagattgataaatgaatgaaagttttcgctatttttgtttatggtttcgtcagaccggcaacttaatagggtaagtgtcaaaatgtttggtctgtgaaatctattagcatcactatagttattgaaggtttacggaacgattatgaatagagatttttatgaaacctcaaataggcttaaagtgttccgtagctattgagctcagtaaacctactttaaggtttttttatgaataagaccgtaagtCAATGGATAAAACAGTACCACCCTTCTGTCGATAAAACAGTTGATCATTTCTACTTGCCTACTCACCGCTAGATATaattaatagaataacaacagctGCTGCAGGACCACGCGCCTGCTGTGCGCCTCCTGGGACACCTGGCTCTTCCTCACACGTGCGTTGTTTATGTAATCAGCTCACACTTCACACGTCAGATGGTCTTGGATAATGCTCGACAATTTGCCATAAAGAGAGCAGTGGAAGGGAGGGAGAAGCAATGCAATATAGAAATGTCGTATGTAACGAGCATCAGAGTGACGTAAAAGCTGTACTTAcgacgctaatctgactggccaatccgTTCACCAGTGACAAATCCCATTTCCCTACAAAAATCTATCACGTATTAACTGTTTAGCGAGTTTTTACAGTTTTCTTGTTCTATGACCTATGAGTTTTGAAAAACCATTTCTCAAGCCTGTCATTTCTTCCCACAGTGTTCCTAATAGAGGCGGGTCTGCGCGTGACGGCGTCGGGCGCGCGCGCCTACCTCGAGAGCGGGTGGAACGTGTTCGACCTCAGCGTCACCATCCTCGCGCTGGTAGGCGCCGCGCTGCTCACCGTGGCGCCTAAACTCTTCATTGTAGTCATATTTAGGCCTTTGAGGTGAGTTTTAGTTAAGTATCTTTCCGATAAAATTCTTGTGAAGTTACGGGTAAACAGTTTCCGCTTTTCCTCGGAATAATAACGGTCTCAGAAATCCTGTCGCTAAAACAGTGATCCGattcatttcatttcttaCCGATAGATGACATGACCGAGCTGTCGGTATAACAGTGCAGTTATGTCTGTCGATAAAACAGTGTAAATTTTGGTATCGCTACTCACCGATAGATGGCATAGCGGAAAAACAGTGTGAACTACTCTGTCGATAAAACAGTGAAAATTTTGGTTCCACTACTCATCGATAGATGACATGTTCTTGTGTCTCAGAATAAGGATGATAAACTGGATTCCCACGAATCCTTATTCCGAGTCCATAATAGCGGTTAGCCTAGTTTCGCTACTCTCCGATAGATGGCTCTAAATATCATTCAATAATAAACTGTTGTATATGTTTTCAGACTGATGCGTCTGTACAAGTTGAAGAAGCGTTACCGCGACGTGTTCGGCACCCTAGTGCTGCTGACGCCGCTGATGTCGTCGGCCGGCTGCGTGATGCTCGTCATGTACTACTTCTTCGCTATACTCGGCATGGAACTGTTTGCGCCATATGACCTGAGGAACTGCTGTGTGTGAGTGGTTTTCTTCGTGATTACTAACAGGCGAACACTCAGTTTGGtccattattttataatcagGGGCATATGTTTATGATGATACCTTCAAAACTAGGTTTCTGTAGATGAGAATGAAAACGAAAGATTAATTATGTAGCGATAAAGAAACAAACTGTAAATGGTGGACGGAGTCCAGTTAACTTGCACTTATCTTAGCTGTAGCtgttattatacctataccttctgatacttatttaaatactatatttAGGTTGTAGAATAGAAGGGTTTGGTTAGGGTTAGGGTGGGTTATACAGAGGCTATAATATAACAGATGTAAGTTTAAGAAATAcgcttataattatttttttaaattattttcttactCCCCAGTAACACAACAGTAGAGGACTTCTACAAGTACTCGGGCAACAGCTCGTCGGCGCTGGGCTACTACTACCTCAACAACTTCGAGAACCTCGTGACGAGCGGCGTCACGCTGTTCGAGCTCACCGTCGTCAACAACTGGTTCATACTGATGAACGCATACGCGTCTGTGGCTGGCCAGTTCACTAGGGTGTACTTTATGGTGAGtggttttttttctataaaaaatattttattatttaggttttaAAACATTTCTTGGTAATTtaatctaataaataaataacttatctatctatctaatattAGTTCCTACCGAGAGAAGAAGATTTTAATGTCAGTTTTAACCTACATATTTGATTGGAGttaaaaaacattgttttaattttgtgtttattagATAAGAGTTCAATCTTTGCCTTTATAACTATGCAAGAAAatctacaatatttttatttgaatgtcCTTTTCAGGTGTTCTACCTGTTCACGATGGTGGTGCTGACGATCGTGGTGGCGAGCGTGCTGGAGGCCTTCCGCTTCCGCATCCAGTACAAGCGCAGCACCAGCAAGAGAGACGGCAAGGAAAAATTCATGAATAATTTATACTTCCTCAAAGATGTCATCAAGGAAACAAATGTTTCCTACTTAAAAACAATTGCTACTAATTTAATTCCGTAAATTACTTACGAAGAATAAAGGGCTGTTTTCTGTGATATCATTAGACACATGATTTACGTAAAGCCCCGCGATTTTCGTTCGCCAATTAAAAGCCACATATAATTTCAGAGGAGAAACTGCTTCACGAGGAGGTGCACACGAGCTGGGAGGAGGCGCAGCGCCTCGGCGCCGCCGGCGACCTCGCCGAGGACCTCCGACCCTTCCTGCAGCCTGGGGTGAGAATCATATGGTTAAAAacgcttattgcatagttacGTCATTATGAGTAAGATATTTACTTTCAAAATGTGGTTTTACCGCCATCTGTCGGTGAGTAGCGAAACTATTATGTTCCTATATTATCTCgtactagctgtgcccgcgagcttcgcttcgccttaaaaacttttcccgtgggaattccgggataaaaagtagcctatgttctttctcagggtctagaccatatgtataccaaatttcattcaaatccgttcagtaattttggcgtgaaagagtaacagacagacagacagacagacagacagacagaaagacagacagacacagttactttcacatttataatattagttaggatatgctggaagttattattctaaggTATGTTTACACTGTTTTATCGACAGTATTTTTCAGTTCTCAGAATAAACGAGAGTTTCTCCCGAATGTTGGATTCTTCATAATCAGTATGTCTTAATTTTTATCAACACCATGCTAATGctacaactttaaaaaaaattcagatGACGGTAACGTTCATTGGATCTCGGCCGAGGACTAAGGAAGTTCTACAGAGGAGGATGTACCAGTCCGACATACAGAAGTGGCTTTGTGAAGAAGACGAGAATGAAGGTATGTATGTAACATACACACGCGGTATGTAACCGTCGCAGAAAGCACAGCAGCAAACTTTTCATGTGACTCTTTTAAAATCATAATCCTACCCTATGTATGTAGCCAGTtccaagttttttttaaccatGCCTTCCGGTTAtatcatgatcatcatcatcagccaataatcatccactgctggacataggcctctcccaaggagcgccacaacactcggtcctcggccttcctcatccaaccactaccaggcacccgcctaaggtcgtcagtccagcgggcaggagggcgtcccacgctgcatttgcctgttcgtggtctccactcgagaactcgtctaccccaacggttatcggttcttcagcaga
This window harbors:
- the LOC105382224 gene encoding two pore channel protein 1 isoform X2 codes for the protein MKFNKRPLGRIKSEILDKFYSSFSGGVSSMLSTDSRAEADGGGDGLDLGSRSSLHSGLHVTEDEHWEMNYHEAAIYLEEGLNNEKFDSHPSSPEELPAYLRVHNPWYHGLDLLASLVLILLAFTEDPAVPMFRLPVWAHGTVELLSLAVIGVELHLKLKWIGWTTILKHKRTMIKGVTLLIMVLEAVVVLCRQSSHFRVSRALRPIFLVDTRHCGGVRRFIRQILQSLPPILDMLGLLMFFVATYSLLGYYLFSEHADNGHFQTISDSFVSMFVLLTTANFPDVMMPSYAKSKWYALFFILYIITVLYVLMNLMLAVVYETFTRIERDKCRALLLHRRRAARHAFRLLVSRRAPDAVRLRHFAGLCRHYAPHKCGLDVYLMFKHLNISGTGGLSRAEFASIYEVFGLHWAPQEARAPWYSATPLEPAAALAAKAVRWPYFEHLVYALIVLNGLALVLRVLQAAGGLQDRARLLCASWDTWLFLTLFLIEAGLRVTASGARAYLESGWNVFDLSVTILALVGAALLTVAPKLFIVVIFRPLRLMRLYKLKKRYRDVFGTLVLLTPLMSSAGCVMLVMYYFFAILGMELFAPYDLRNCCVNTTVEDFYKYSGNSSSALGYYYLNNFENLVTSGVTLFELTVVNNWFILMNAYASVAGQFTRVYFMVFYLFTMVVLTIVVASVLEAFRFRIQYKRSTSKRDEEKLLHEEVHTSWEEAQRLGAAGDLAEDLRPFLQPGMTVTFIGSRPRTKEVLQRRMYQSDIQKWLCEEDENEGLPPSTTLTSSEDPLAPPLIQPETTNHQPRRYEL
- the LOC105382224 gene encoding two pore channel protein 1 isoform X1, with the translated sequence MASLRSPSSPSDGYKRFSDDLANTSINNYGSNVSNSRAEADGGGDGLDLGSRSSLHSGLHVTEDEHWEMNYHEAAIYLEEGLNNEKFDSHPSSPEELPAYLRVHNPWYHGLDLLASLVLILLAFTEDPAVPMFRLPVWAHGTVELLSLAVIGVELHLKLKWIGWTTILKHKRTMIKGVTLLIMVLEAVVVLCRQSSHFRVSRALRPIFLVDTRHCGGVRRFIRQILQSLPPILDMLGLLMFFVATYSLLGYYLFSEHADNGHFQTISDSFVSMFVLLTTANFPDVMMPSYAKSKWYALFFILYIITVLYVLMNLMLAVVYETFTRIERDKCRALLLHRRRAARHAFRLLVSRRAPDAVRLRHFAGLCRHYAPHKCGLDVYLMFKHLNISGTGGLSRAEFASIYEVFGLHWAPQEARAPWYSATPLEPAAALAAKAVRWPYFEHLVYALIVLNGLALVLRVLQAAGGLQDRARLLCASWDTWLFLTLFLIEAGLRVTASGARAYLESGWNVFDLSVTILALVGAALLTVAPKLFIVVIFRPLRLMRLYKLKKRYRDVFGTLVLLTPLMSSAGCVMLVMYYFFAILGMELFAPYDLRNCCVNTTVEDFYKYSGNSSSALGYYYLNNFENLVTSGVTLFELTVVNNWFILMNAYASVAGQFTRVYFMVFYLFTMVVLTIVVASVLEAFRFRIQYKRSTSKRDEEKLLHEEVHTSWEEAQRLGAAGDLAEDLRPFLQPGMTVTFIGSRPRTKEVLQRRMYQSDIQKWLCEEDENEGLPPSTTLTSSEDPLAPPLIQPETTNHQPRRYEL
- the LOC105382224 gene encoding two pore channel protein 1 isoform X3, giving the protein MKFNKRPLGRIKSEILDKFYSSFSGDSRAEADGGGDGLDLGSRSSLHSGLHVTEDEHWEMNYHEAAIYLEEGLNNEKFDSHPSSPEELPAYLRVHNPWYHGLDLLASLVLILLAFTEDPAVPMFRLPVWAHGTVELLSLAVIGVELHLKLKWIGWTTILKHKRTMIKGVTLLIMVLEAVVVLCRQSSHFRVSRALRPIFLVDTRHCGGVRRFIRQILQSLPPILDMLGLLMFFVATYSLLGYYLFSEHADNGHFQTISDSFVSMFVLLTTANFPDVMMPSYAKSKWYALFFILYIITVLYVLMNLMLAVVYETFTRIERDKCRALLLHRRRAARHAFRLLVSRRAPDAVRLRHFAGLCRHYAPHKCGLDVYLMFKHLNISGTGGLSRAEFASIYEVFGLHWAPQEARAPWYSATPLEPAAALAAKAVRWPYFEHLVYALIVLNGLALVLRVLQAAGGLQDRARLLCASWDTWLFLTLFLIEAGLRVTASGARAYLESGWNVFDLSVTILALVGAALLTVAPKLFIVVIFRPLRLMRLYKLKKRYRDVFGTLVLLTPLMSSAGCVMLVMYYFFAILGMELFAPYDLRNCCVNTTVEDFYKYSGNSSSALGYYYLNNFENLVTSGVTLFELTVVNNWFILMNAYASVAGQFTRVYFMVFYLFTMVVLTIVVASVLEAFRFRIQYKRSTSKRDEEKLLHEEVHTSWEEAQRLGAAGDLAEDLRPFLQPGMTVTFIGSRPRTKEVLQRRMYQSDIQKWLCEEDENEGLPPSTTLTSSEDPLAPPLIQPETTNHQPRRYEL
- the LOC105382224 gene encoding two pore channel protein 1 isoform X5, with product MFRLPVWAHGTVELLSLAVIGVELHLKLKWIGWTTILKHKRTMIKGVTLLIMVLEAVVVLCRQSSHFRVSRALRPIFLVDTRHCGGVRRFIRQILQSLPPILDMLGLLMFFVATYSLLGYYLFSEHADNGHFQTISDSFVSMFVLLTTANFPDVMMPSYAKSKWYALFFILYIITVLYVLMNLMLAVVYETFTRIERDKCRALLLHRRRAARHAFRLLVSRRAPDAVRLRHFAGLCRHYAPHKCGLDVYLMFKHLNISGTGGLSRAEFASIYEVFGLHWAPQEARAPWYSATPLEPAAALAAKAVRWPYFEHLVYALIVLNGLALVLRVLQAAGGLQDRARLLCASWDTWLFLTLFLIEAGLRVTASGARAYLESGWNVFDLSVTILALVGAALLTVAPKLFIVVIFRPLRLMRLYKLKKRYRDVFGTLVLLTPLMSSAGCVMLVMYYFFAILGMELFAPYDLRNCCVNTTVEDFYKYSGNSSSALGYYYLNNFENLVTSGVTLFELTVVNNWFILMNAYASVAGQFTRVYFMVFYLFTMVVLTIVVASVLEAFRFRIQYKRSTSKRDEEKLLHEEVHTSWEEAQRLGAAGDLAEDLRPFLQPGMTVTFIGSRPRTKEVLQRRMYQSDIQKWLCEEDENEGLPPSTTLTSSEDPLAPPLIQPETTNHQPRRYEL
- the LOC105382224 gene encoding two pore channel protein 1 isoform X4, which produces MYSSKRPWYKFRSYSRAEADGGGDGLDLGSRSSLHSGLHVTEDEHWEMNYHEAAIYLEEGLNNEKFDSHPSSPEELPAYLRVHNPWYHGLDLLASLVLILLAFTEDPAVPMFRLPVWAHGTVELLSLAVIGVELHLKLKWIGWTTILKHKRTMIKGVTLLIMVLEAVVVLCRQSSHFRVSRALRPIFLVDTRHCGGVRRFIRQILQSLPPILDMLGLLMFFVATYSLLGYYLFSEHADNGHFQTISDSFVSMFVLLTTANFPDVMMPSYAKSKWYALFFILYIITVLYVLMNLMLAVVYETFTRIERDKCRALLLHRRRAARHAFRLLVSRRAPDAVRLRHFAGLCRHYAPHKCGLDVYLMFKHLNISGTGGLSRAEFASIYEVFGLHWAPQEARAPWYSATPLEPAAALAAKAVRWPYFEHLVYALIVLNGLALVLRVLQAAGGLQDRARLLCASWDTWLFLTLFLIEAGLRVTASGARAYLESGWNVFDLSVTILALVGAALLTVAPKLFIVVIFRPLRLMRLYKLKKRYRDVFGTLVLLTPLMSSAGCVMLVMYYFFAILGMELFAPYDLRNCCVNTTVEDFYKYSGNSSSALGYYYLNNFENLVTSGVTLFELTVVNNWFILMNAYASVAGQFTRVYFMVFYLFTMVVLTIVVASVLEAFRFRIQYKRSTSKRDEEKLLHEEVHTSWEEAQRLGAAGDLAEDLRPFLQPGMTVTFIGSRPRTKEVLQRRMYQSDIQKWLCEEDENEGLPPSTTLTSSEDPLAPPLIQPETTNHQPRRYEL